From one Deinococcus aetherius genomic stretch:
- a CDS encoding ABC transporter substrate-binding protein, with product MLDRRTLALVTLALVGGALSGTAQAAPKKVTGYGNLGITDGKPGGTYTLVLGDSPQSLNYYGVIDNNLGLIAQQLFDGLVEFNYATYKVEPALAESWTVSPDGKTYTFKLRQGAKWSDGQPVTADDVVFTYEQIIMNPEARAGDAANFKLDGKQVEVKKVNPSTVQFVLPRPSPAFLLQMRSFVMPKHKLVKFSQEGGAKAADINNAWPSNVSPSEVVGTGPFKLASYTPGQKVTLTKNPNYWKVDGKGTQLPYLNQLEFLIIRDPQAQVAQFLAGNVDQLNITGAQFPDLKGREVAGAPFKVMRSTALFGSPPFVAYNFDAKDAALAKVFGDVRFRRAMQSALNRERIIDTVYNGLAGLPGHGVAPVNKEWYANTTKQLGAFDLKAAGAALDALGLKDTNGDGIREISRGKNLEFDLTYATDSSVYPAIATIIQNDFAKAGVKVNLKGILAKNLLSTGQSGDWEMILHAFGDQPDPELRKPIWQPGGALYYWHRSLQPAQDGGTPNMARMAPWERQVYTIFNDAATTTDRSKRKALYTRWQLLFAQNLPVTPLAKPENIGAISNKYGNYIYNLGVIPGYNPVPLIYQK from the coding sequence ATGCTCGACCGACGCACCCTTGCCCTCGTCACCCTCGCCCTCGTCGGGGGCGCCCTGTCTGGAACGGCTCAGGCCGCGCCCAAGAAGGTCACGGGGTACGGCAACCTCGGCATCACCGACGGCAAACCCGGCGGGACGTACACCCTTGTCCTCGGCGACAGCCCGCAGAGCCTGAACTACTACGGGGTGATCGACAACAACCTCGGCCTGATCGCCCAGCAACTCTTCGACGGGCTGGTGGAGTTCAACTACGCCACCTACAAGGTCGAGCCCGCCCTCGCCGAGTCGTGGACCGTCAGCCCCGACGGGAAGACGTACACCTTCAAACTCCGGCAGGGCGCGAAGTGGAGCGACGGCCAGCCCGTGACCGCCGACGACGTGGTGTTCACGTACGAGCAGATCATCATGAACCCCGAGGCCCGCGCCGGGGACGCCGCCAACTTCAAGCTCGACGGCAAGCAGGTCGAGGTGAAGAAGGTCAACCCCAGCACCGTGCAGTTCGTCCTGCCGCGCCCCAGCCCGGCCTTCTTACTCCAGATGCGCTCCTTCGTCATGCCGAAGCACAAGCTGGTGAAGTTCTCGCAGGAGGGCGGGGCGAAGGCCGCCGACATCAACAACGCCTGGCCGAGCAATGTCTCCCCCTCGGAGGTCGTGGGGACCGGGCCCTTCAAGCTCGCCAGCTACACCCCCGGCCAGAAGGTCACGCTGACAAAGAACCCGAACTACTGGAAGGTGGACGGCAAGGGCACCCAGCTTCCGTACCTGAACCAGCTCGAATTCCTGATCATCCGCGACCCGCAGGCGCAGGTGGCGCAGTTCCTCGCCGGGAACGTGGACCAGCTCAACATCACGGGCGCGCAGTTCCCCGACCTCAAGGGGCGCGAGGTGGCGGGCGCCCCCTTCAAGGTGATGCGCTCGACCGCCCTCTTCGGCAGCCCGCCCTTCGTCGCGTACAACTTCGACGCGAAGGACGCGGCCCTCGCCAAGGTCTTCGGCGATGTGCGCTTCCGCCGCGCCATGCAGAGTGCCCTCAACCGCGAGCGCATCATCGACACGGTGTACAACGGCCTCGCCGGGCTGCCTGGGCACGGGGTCGCGCCTGTCAACAAGGAGTGGTACGCGAACACCACCAAGCAGCTCGGCGCCTTCGACCTCAAGGCCGCCGGGGCTGCCCTCGACGCGCTGGGCCTGAAGGACACGAATGGTGACGGCATCCGCGAGATCAGCCGGGGCAAGAACCTGGAATTCGACCTCACCTACGCGACCGACTCCTCCGTCTATCCCGCCATCGCCACGATCATCCAGAACGACTTCGCCAAGGCGGGCGTGAAGGTGAACCTGAAGGGCATCCTCGCCAAGAACCTGCTCTCCACCGGGCAGAGCGGCGACTGGGAGATGATCCTGCACGCCTTCGGCGACCAGCCCGACCCCGAACTGCGCAAGCCGATCTGGCAGCCCGGCGGCGCCCTGTACTACTGGCACCGCAGCCTCCAGCCCGCTCAGGACGGCGGCACGCCCAACATGGCCCGCATGGCCCCCTGGGAGCGGCAGGTCTACACCATCTTCAACGACGCGGCGACCACCACCGACCGCAGCAAGCGCAAGGCGCTCTACACCCGCTGGCAGCTCCTCTTCGCCCAGAACCTGCCCGTCACGCCGCTCGCCAAGCCCGAGAACATCGGCGCGATAAGCAACAAGTACGGCAACTACATCTACAACCTCGGGGTGATTCCGGGGTACAACCCGGTGCCGCTCATCTACCAGAAGTAA
- a CDS encoding anhydro-N-acetylmuramic acid kinase, translated as MSGTSADGIDAALLELPGWPKLGAGGRWPGLPGGVPRGRVVENVFTPFSPELRAAVLAAMRDGTNAADLTQLHWWLGEVLAEAALPLAPSADLIASHGQTIQHHSRPDPSRGWVRPATLQLGEAAMIAARTGKPVVADFRPADVAIGGLGAPLVPFADWALFGQEGRRRAVHNLGGISNLTYLPGKDRSGVLAFDTGPGNCLLDEVAGINGQTHDEDGRLAAAGRVHEETLAVWLAHPELQTPPPKATGREVWTLARLPRPADLDLPDLAATATAFTARTVADAYQRWIVPHGLDEIVVAGGGARNPVLMAALRAALSPIPVLTFEEVGWAEHGFTDATREAAAFAFLGYARAQGWANTLPQVTGARMGVSAGKLLPPPPEDQP; from the coding sequence ATGAGCGGCACGAGCGCAGACGGGATCGACGCGGCGCTGCTGGAGTTGCCGGGGTGGCCCAAGTTGGGGGCCGGGGGGAGGTGGCCCGGCCTCCCCGGAGGTGTGCCGCGCGGGCGGGTCGTGGAGAATGTGTTTACCCCCTTCTCCCCCGAATTGCGGGCGGCGGTGCTGGCGGCGATGCGCGACGGGACGAACGCCGCCGACCTGACCCAGCTCCACTGGTGGCTGGGCGAGGTGCTGGCGGAGGCGGCCCTCCCGCTCGCCCCATCCGCCGACCTGATCGCCTCCCACGGGCAGACCATCCAACATCACTCACGGCCTGACCCGTCGCGCGGCTGGGTTCGGCCCGCCACCCTGCAACTCGGGGAGGCGGCGATGATCGCGGCGCGGACCGGAAAACCCGTCGTCGCCGACTTCCGCCCGGCGGACGTGGCAATCGGTGGGCTGGGGGCCCCCCTGGTCCCCTTCGCCGACTGGGCGCTCTTCGGGCAGGAGGGCAGGCGCCGGGCCGTCCACAACCTCGGCGGGATCAGCAACCTGACCTACCTGCCGGGGAAGGACCGTTCGGGCGTCCTCGCCTTCGACACCGGCCCCGGCAACTGTTTGCTCGACGAGGTGGCGGGCATAAACGGGCAGACCCACGACGAGGACGGGCGGCTCGCGGCGGCGGGGCGAGTTCACGAGGAGACGCTGGCCGTCTGGCTCGCGCACCCCGAATTGCAGACGCCCCCACCCAAGGCCACCGGGCGCGAGGTCTGGACCCTCGCCCGTCTCCCCCGTCCCGCCGACCTCGACCTCCCCGACCTCGCGGCGACGGCGACGGCCTTCACCGCACGCACAGTCGCGGACGCCTACCAACGCTGGATCGTTCCGCATGGCCTGGATGAGATCGTGGTCGCGGGGGGTGGGGCGCGCAATCCTGTCCTCATGGCGGCCCTGCGCGCGGCCCTCTCTCCCATCCCCGTGCTCACCTTCGAGGAGGTGGGCTGGGCCGAACACGGCTTCACCGATGCCACGCGCGAGGCGGCGGCCTTCGCGTTCCTGGGCTACGCCCGGGCGCAGGGGTGGGCGAACACCCTCCCGCAGGTGACGGGGGCGCGGATGGGCGTGAGCGCCGGGAAACTCCTGCCCCCGCCCCCGGAGGACCAGCCATGA
- the murQ gene encoding N-acetylmuramic acid 6-phosphate etherase produces MTTDPRPTEGVHPDHPDLDRLGALALVQALADDQRRAVEAVRAATPALAGVVEAALPRLERGGRLVYVGAGTSGRLGVLDATELTPTFSWPPERAVPLIAGGERAIRQAVEGAEDDAGAGEQDVRGAGVGPDDFLIAVAASGTTPYVLGAVAAARELGALTVGVANNPGTPLLAAAEYPVLLDTGPEAISGSTRLKAGTAQKIALNTLSSALMVRLGKVYGNLMVDVRASNTKLEARALRLTRHATGAGEAEARLALAEAGGRVKTAIVMLRLGVDAGEAEARLAAAHGHARAALGEG; encoded by the coding sequence ATGACGACCGACCCGCGACCCACGGAGGGCGTGCATCCCGACCACCCGGACCTCGACCGGCTGGGCGCCCTCGCGCTCGTGCAAGCCCTCGCCGACGATCAGCGGCGGGCGGTGGAGGCCGTACGGGCGGCGACTCCCGCCCTGGCCGGGGTGGTGGAGGCGGCCCTGCCCCGCCTGGAGCGCGGCGGGCGGCTCGTGTACGTGGGCGCAGGGACGAGCGGGCGCCTCGGCGTGCTCGACGCGACCGAACTGACCCCTACCTTCTCCTGGCCGCCCGAGCGCGCCGTGCCCCTGATTGCCGGGGGCGAGCGCGCGATCCGGCAGGCGGTCGAGGGGGCGGAGGACGACGCCGGGGCGGGCGAGCAGGACGTGCGGGGGGCGGGGGTCGGGCCGGACGACTTTCTCATCGCGGTCGCGGCGAGCGGCACCACCCCCTACGTCCTCGGCGCGGTGGCGGCGGCGCGCGAACTCGGGGCGCTCACGGTCGGGGTGGCGAACAACCCGGGCACGCCCCTCCTCGCCGCCGCCGAGTATCCGGTCCTTCTCGACACCGGGCCGGAGGCTATCAGCGGCAGCACGCGGCTGAAGGCCGGGACCGCGCAGAAGATCGCCCTGAACACCCTGTCGAGTGCGCTGATGGTGCGGCTGGGCAAGGTGTACGGCAACCTGATGGTGGACGTGCGGGCGAGCAACACCAAGCTGGAGGCCCGCGCCCTGCGCCTGACCCGCCACGCGACCGGCGCGGGCGAGGCGGAGGCGCGGCTGGCCCTGGCGGAGGCGGGCGGGCGCGTCAAGACGGCCATCGTGATGCTGCGCCTGGGGGTGGACGCGGGCGAGGCCGAGGCCCGGCTCGCGGCGGCACATGGACACGCGCGGGCCGCGCTGGGGGAAGGATGA
- a CDS encoding serine hydrolase domain-containing protein: MIPGRTRSLLDQAVEQQGLCGAALGVVDAAGQRETYGLGRAAREPEPHPLSEGTWWDLASLTKPLFTAREVLRGVEDGLLDLGDPLTAHLPDLAWMQETPLKARTLRQLLTHTAGLPAWAPLYTWGDAATIRTRLLQEPWPVKEPGEVVYSDLGYMLLGTVLERVRGMPLREFGLDGGLTFTPDPECSAATERCPWRGRMLRGETHDENAWALGGVAGHAGLFGTLAGVLGQAEVLRGGWLSPAAQVAATRPHTAGRSLAFVTAQPGWSGGSLCGERAFGHTGFTGTGLWVEPERDLAWVLLTNRVHPSRHGTLDIQALRRAVGNTLLAARA, translated from the coding sequence ATGATTCCCGGGCGCACCCGGAGCCTGCTCGACCAGGCCGTCGAACAACAGGGCCTGTGTGGAGCGGCCCTCGGCGTGGTGGACGCGGCTGGGCAGAGGGAGACCTACGGGCTGGGCCGGGCGGCGCGCGAGCCCGAACCGCATCCGCTGAGCGAGGGAACGTGGTGGGACCTCGCCAGCCTCACCAAGCCCCTCTTCACGGCGCGGGAGGTGCTGCGCGGGGTCGAGGACGGGCTGCTCGACCTGGGCGACCCCCTCACCGCCCACCTCCCCGACCTCGCGTGGATGCAGGAGACGCCTCTGAAGGCCCGGACCCTGCGGCAACTTCTGACACACACCGCTGGTCTGCCCGCCTGGGCGCCCCTCTACACCTGGGGCGACGCGGCGACGATCCGCACCCGCCTCCTCCAGGAGCCCTGGCCCGTGAAGGAACCGGGGGAGGTCGTCTACAGCGACCTGGGGTACATGCTCCTCGGGACGGTGCTGGAGCGGGTGCGCGGGATGCCCCTGCGCGAGTTCGGGCTGGACGGGGGGCTGACCTTCACGCCCGACCCGGAGTGCAGCGCCGCCACCGAGCGTTGCCCATGGCGCGGCCGTATGCTGCGCGGCGAGACGCACGACGAGAACGCCTGGGCGCTGGGCGGCGTGGCGGGTCACGCGGGGCTATTCGGCACGCTCGCCGGGGTGCTCGGACAAGCAGAGGTGCTGCGCGGAGGCTGGCTCTCCCCCGCCGCGCAAGTCGCCGCCACCCGTCCACATACAGCGGGCCGCTCCCTCGCCTTCGTCACCGCTCAGCCGGGCTGGAGCGGCGGCAGCCTCTGCGGCGAGCGGGCCTTCGGGCACACCGGCTTCACGGGCACCGGGCTGTGGGTGGAGCCGGAACGCGACCTCGCGTGGGTGCTGCTCACCAACCGGGTTCACCCCTCGCGGCACGGCACGCTGGACATCCAGGCGCTGCGGCGCGCGGTGGGGAACACGCTGCTCGCGGCGCGGGCATGA
- a CDS encoding HU family DNA-binding protein, with protein sequence MTKKSTKAPAKKPAAAKGSTRGAAKAQRDDVNEASANAGGGNGGGEARGGSGKVAKTQLVEQVADKTGLTKKQSEEAVSAMLGVVVDAIRSGKSVGLPGLGTLSVKATAARTGVRPGTSEKIQIPAGKKVAFKVASTLKGALGVTDDNAVAE encoded by the coding sequence ATGACGAAAAAGTCGACGAAGGCCCCCGCCAAGAAGCCTGCCGCTGCCAAGGGCTCCACGCGGGGCGCGGCCAAAGCCCAGCGCGACGACGTGAACGAGGCGAGCGCGAACGCCGGTGGCGGCAACGGCGGCGGCGAGGCCCGGGGTGGCAGCGGCAAGGTCGCCAAGACCCAGCTCGTGGAGCAGGTCGCCGACAAGACCGGCCTGACCAAGAAGCAGAGCGAGGAAGCCGTGAGCGCGATGCTGGGCGTGGTCGTGGACGCGATCCGCAGCGGCAAGAGCGTGGGGTTGCCCGGCCTGGGCACCCTGAGCGTCAAGGCCACCGCCGCCCGCACCGGGGTCAGGCCCGGCACCAGCGAGAAGATCCAGATTCCTGCGGGCAAGAAGGTCGCCTTCAAGGTCGCCTCCACCCTCAAGGGCGCGCTGGGCGTCACCGACGACAACGCCGTCGCCGAGTAA
- a CDS encoding long-chain-fatty-acid--CoA ligase, producing the protein MTQEGLTSAPTAEPATGSTATRYWPAGKPRTLTLPRVGLMHNLRVSAERYPDKTALWFYGREVSYQELREGAERLAGHLKAQGIGKGDRVAVWLQNSPAWAVAAHAAWQIGAVVVPLAPMLQPREFGFFLQDAGIRVGVVGAELYEKAKQGGLGHAVVANVLLGTDAAKAGVPLPEGLNVTPELQEGDVTLEDALKSHPAPAAETGPEDLCVMPYTSGTTGLPKGCMHTHATVQANIFGAGAWVDTTVEDVFLATLPFFHVTGFVNSLLGPLCAGAKVVVLARWDRDAARELIRAHGATMWTNTATMVIDMMASPNFDPQDLRSLRNVTGGGASLPAAIGQRLLDQTGITFCEGYGLSETMAQTHSNPKGRPKLQCLGIPLFDVDARVVDLDTGKELPPGGIGEIVIHGPQVMQGYWNRPEATAEAFTELDGKRFFRSGDLGYMDEEGYFFFTDRLKRMVNVSGMKVWPAEVENTLHGHPAVQEACVIAVPDERTGEHARALIVLKPGQQASGKDIETWARGVMATYKVPRDYQFVESLPRGATGKVAWRQLQEQARAQTQG; encoded by the coding sequence ATGACTCAAGAAGGCCTGACGTCCGCTCCCACCGCCGAGCCCGCCACGGGGTCCACGGCCACCCGCTACTGGCCCGCGGGCAAGCCCCGTACGCTGACCCTGCCGCGCGTGGGCCTGATGCACAACCTGCGCGTCTCCGCCGAGCGGTACCCCGACAAGACGGCCCTGTGGTTCTACGGGCGCGAGGTGAGCTACCAGGAGCTGCGGGAGGGGGCCGAGCGCCTGGCCGGGCACCTGAAGGCGCAGGGGATCGGGAAGGGCGACCGCGTCGCCGTGTGGCTGCAAAACAGCCCGGCGTGGGCCGTCGCCGCGCACGCCGCGTGGCAGATCGGCGCGGTGGTGGTACCGCTCGCCCCCATGCTCCAGCCGCGCGAGTTCGGCTTCTTCCTGCAGGACGCGGGGATTCGCGTCGGGGTGGTGGGCGCCGAGCTGTACGAGAAGGCCAAGCAGGGCGGCCTCGGGCACGCGGTCGTGGCGAATGTCTTGCTGGGCACGGACGCCGCCAAGGCCGGGGTGCCCCTCCCCGAGGGCCTGAACGTGACGCCCGAGCTTCAGGAGGGGGACGTGACGCTGGAGGACGCCCTGAAGTCCCACCCCGCCCCCGCCGCCGAGACGGGCCCCGAGGACCTGTGCGTCATGCCGTACACGAGCGGCACGACCGGGCTCCCGAAGGGCTGCATGCACACGCACGCCACCGTGCAGGCGAACATCTTCGGGGCGGGCGCGTGGGTGGACACCACGGTGGAGGACGTGTTCCTGGCGACCCTGCCCTTCTTCCACGTCACGGGCTTCGTCAACAGCCTGCTGGGCCCGCTGTGTGCGGGCGCCAAGGTGGTCGTGCTGGCCCGCTGGGACCGGGACGCGGCCCGCGAGCTTATCCGCGCGCACGGCGCGACGATGTGGACGAACACCGCCACGATGGTGATCGACATGATGGCGTCCCCGAACTTCGATCCCCAGGACCTGCGCAGCCTGCGCAACGTCACGGGCGGCGGCGCCTCCCTCCCGGCGGCCATCGGCCAGCGGCTCCTGGACCAGACGGGCATCACCTTCTGCGAGGGGTACGGCCTGTCCGAGACGATGGCCCAGACCCACTCCAACCCCAAGGGGCGCCCCAAACTCCAGTGTCTCGGCATCCCCCTTTTCGACGTGGACGCGCGGGTGGTGGACCTCGACACCGGCAAGGAACTCCCGCCCGGCGGGATCGGCGAGATCGTCATCCACGGGCCGCAGGTCATGCAGGGCTACTGGAACCGCCCCGAGGCGACGGCCGAGGCGTTCACCGAGCTGGACGGCAAACGCTTTTTCCGCTCGGGCGATCTGGGGTACATGGACGAGGAGGGGTACTTCTTCTTCACCGACCGCCTCAAGCGCATGGTGAACGTCTCGGGCATGAAGGTCTGGCCCGCCGAGGTCGAGAACACCCTCCACGGCCACCCCGCCGTGCAGGAGGCCTGCGTGATCGCCGTGCCCGACGAGCGCACCGGCGAACACGCCCGCGCCCTGATCGTCCTCAAGCCCGGCCAGCAGGCGAGCGGCAAGGACATCGAGACCTGGGCGCGCGGCGTGATGGCGACCTACAAGGTGCCCCGCGACTACCAGTTCGTCGAGTCCCTCCCGCGCGGCGCGACGGGCAAGGTGGCGTGGCGGCAGCTTCAGGAACAGGCCCGGGCGCAGACCCAGGGCTGA
- a CDS encoding YhgE/Pip domain-containing protein, with protein MTDSSSPLTPPPHGRRPRRSLRDDLRVLTPAERGLWRHPLMWLGTLAITAVPLLYSTVYLGSVWDPYGNLGDLPVAVVNLDRGTTREGRSVNVGTQTLAKLREDPPVRLVSYRTEAEAQAAVRAGQVYFALTFPADFSRRAVNGERREHGLLHLYTAEGTSYFASRVGRNVAQTLAEDINARLGTNRWEVVQTRLKDVGRGFASLKAATGKLRDGAASLDEGAGRLASGAGTLAEGTARVSEGARALSTGAKDLSGGVTRLTGGSAKLGDALRKVEAAAPGQAQLAPLRAGAGRLVTGSTRLADGMTALAAGAEHLAKGAGDLSAGAGRVNTGATGLAARAPGLTDGLGQLRKGASELSGGAANLAGGAARVNAGADQLAAQAPILDQGVDGLADGARDLSVGAEKLAAGAQAAAPGTPLAQGARDLQSGAATLAGGAGKAAQGAGGLVGGTKTLAAATSQLQAGAETLREGAATLAARTGEAATGAQKLAEGSRALATGTAGLQAGAGKLQTGAKTLAARAGEVALGARQLQTGTKGLQSGVNRLADGNIRLKSALGQITEQLPARAGLNELRDGAGTLARKSGDLAGGAARVESGARDLASGAGDLQVGTARLHEGLDELYAKIPPDVGTLVGDPDGLAQSVQVREERTAAVPNNGTAFAPYFMALALWVGVTLTTFVFPYTTLPESGRGTRHLARVLRKAAVPALVVTAQALLVVLGVHLLGVEYGNPGGVLLTSVASSLTFLAVVLALVTLLGSAGRLLALILLIVQLAASGGTYPVELSGPLFQALNRVIPIADTVEALRATIFGSYDGVYAPALGRLALIALVAAALSLLGRRWLFVPDGRVRPAILSEGQG; from the coding sequence ATGACCGACTCGTCCTCTCCTCTCACCCCCCCACCTCACGGAAGACGACCGCGCCGCTCCCTGCGGGACGACCTGCGCGTCCTCACGCCCGCCGAGCGGGGGCTGTGGCGGCATCCGCTGATGTGGCTGGGCACGCTGGCGATCACCGCCGTGCCCCTGCTGTACTCAACCGTGTACCTGGGCAGCGTGTGGGACCCGTACGGGAACCTGGGGGACCTGCCCGTCGCCGTCGTGAACCTCGACCGGGGGACGACGCGGGAGGGCCGGTCGGTCAACGTGGGGACGCAGACGCTGGCAAAATTGCGCGAGGACCCGCCCGTGAGGCTTGTCTCCTACCGCACCGAGGCCGAGGCGCAGGCCGCCGTCCGGGCCGGGCAGGTGTACTTCGCGCTGACCTTTCCCGCCGACTTCAGCCGACGCGCGGTGAACGGCGAGCGCCGCGAACACGGCCTCCTGCACCTCTACACCGCCGAGGGCACGAGCTACTTCGCCAGCCGGGTGGGACGAAACGTCGCCCAGACCCTCGCCGAGGACATCAACGCGCGCCTGGGCACAAACCGCTGGGAGGTCGTGCAGACCCGGTTGAAGGACGTGGGGCGGGGCTTCGCGAGCCTGAAGGCGGCCACCGGGAAACTGCGCGATGGGGCCGCGAGCCTCGACGAGGGAGCTGGACGGCTGGCGAGCGGAGCGGGGACGCTGGCGGAGGGTACGGCCCGGGTGAGCGAGGGCGCGCGGGCACTGTCCACAGGGGCGAAGGACCTCTCCGGCGGCGTCACTCGCCTCACAGGGGGCAGCGCAAAACTCGGCGACGCCCTGCGGAAGGTCGAGGCCGCCGCTCCCGGTCAGGCGCAACTGGCCCCCCTGCGGGCGGGAGCCGGGAGGCTCGTCACCGGCAGCACTCGCCTCGCGGACGGCATGACGGCGCTTGCGGCTGGGGCAGAACACCTCGCAAAGGGAGCGGGGGACCTCTCGGCAGGTGCGGGCCGGGTGAACACCGGGGCCACCGGGCTCGCCGCCCGGGCGCCGGGACTCACGGACGGGTTGGGGCAGCTTCGGAAGGGCGCGTCCGAGCTTTCCGGTGGAGCGGCGAACCTCGCGGGCGGCGCAGCCCGGGTGAATGCGGGGGCGGACCAACTCGCCGCCCAGGCGCCCATCCTTGATCAGGGGGTGGATGGTCTGGCAGACGGCGCGCGTGATCTGTCTGTTGGCGCCGAAAAGCTCGCGGCGGGGGCTCAGGCCGCTGCCCCCGGCACACCTCTCGCCCAGGGCGCCCGGGACCTTCAGAGCGGGGCCGCGACCCTGGCTGGGGGCGCCGGGAAGGCCGCGCAGGGGGCGGGCGGACTCGTGGGGGGAACGAAGACCCTGGCCGCCGCCACCTCCCAGCTTCAGGCTGGGGCGGAGACCCTGCGGGAGGGCGCGGCCACCCTCGCCGCCCGGACGGGGGAGGCGGCCACGGGGGCCCAGAAGCTCGCCGAGGGAAGCCGGGCGCTCGCCACCGGAACCGCCGGGCTCCAGGCGGGGGCAGGGAAGCTCCAGACCGGGGCGAAGACCCTCGCCGCCCGCGCGGGTGAGGTGGCGCTGGGGGCCCGCCAACTCCAGACTGGGACGAAGGGCCTCCAATCGGGCGTGAACCGCCTCGCCGACGGCAACATACGGCTGAAGTCCGCGCTGGGGCAGATCACCGAGCAACTCCCGGCGCGGGCCGGTCTGAACGAGTTGCGGGACGGTGCGGGCACCCTTGCGCGGAAGAGCGGCGACCTCGCGGGGGGCGCGGCCCGGGTCGAGAGCGGCGCGCGGGACCTGGCAAGCGGCGCGGGCGACCTCCAGGTTGGAACGGCCCGCCTGCACGAGGGCCTGGACGAGTTGTACGCGAAGATTCCCCCGGACGTGGGCACCCTCGTGGGCGACCCGGACGGCCTCGCGCAGAGCGTGCAGGTGCGGGAGGAGAGGACCGCCGCCGTGCCGAACAACGGCACCGCCTTCGCCCCGTACTTCATGGCGCTGGCCCTGTGGGTGGGCGTGACCCTCACGACCTTCGTGTTCCCGTACACCACGCTGCCGGAGAGCGGGCGGGGCACGCGCCATCTCGCCCGCGTGCTGCGCAAGGCCGCCGTGCCCGCCCTGGTGGTGACGGCGCAGGCGCTCCTCGTCGTGCTGGGCGTTCACCTCCTGGGGGTGGAGTACGGCAACCCCGGCGGCGTGCTCCTGACGAGCGTGGCGAGCAGCCTGACCTTCCTCGCCGTCGTGCTCGCCCTCGTCACCCTGCTGGGAAGCGCGGGGCGGCTCCTCGCCCTGATCCTCCTGATCGTGCAGCTCGCGGCGAGCGGGGGCACCTACCCAGTAGAACTCTCCGGCCCCCTCTTCCAGGCTCTGAACCGCGTCATCCCCATCGCCGACACCGTGGAGGCCCTGCGCGCCACGATCTTCGGCTCCTACGACGGGGTGTACGCCCCCGCCCTGGGCCGCCTCGCCCTCATCGCCCTCGTCGCCGCCGCGCTCTCCCTGCTCGGCCGCCGCTGGTTGTTCGTCCCCGACGGGCGGGTCCGGCCCGCGATCCTGAGCGAGGGGCAGGGGTAG
- a CDS encoding TetR/AcrR family transcriptional regulator, protein MTGLSKRLASTDRRAQILDAAEALFIERGFEGVSMPDLAGRLGTSRPTIYTYFTSTEAMLAALLERRLGALWERVAPLLPQLATGGAEEFAHLTRELLHERELLLLLHSGGGPTFQAHRRAFLHGLETRLEAHRPALPERRPHLLRLVILTLEAATLAALHGELPGGGDLPETLGAFVRGGMDRVLGCGQEGS, encoded by the coding sequence ATGACCGGCCTTTCTAAACGCCTCGCGTCCACCGACCGCCGAGCGCAGATTCTCGACGCCGCCGAGGCCCTGTTTATTGAGCGGGGGTTCGAGGGCGTGTCCATGCCCGACCTCGCCGGGCGGCTGGGTACGTCGCGGCCCACGATCTACACCTACTTCACCTCCACGGAGGCGATGCTCGCCGCGCTGCTCGAACGGCGGCTGGGGGCGCTGTGGGAGCGCGTCGCGCCCCTGCTCCCGCAACTCGCCACGGGCGGGGCGGAGGAGTTCGCGCACCTCACCCGAGAGCTGCTGCACGAGCGCGAGCTGCTGCTGCTCCTCCACAGCGGGGGCGGCCCGACCTTCCAAGCCCACCGCCGGGCCTTCCTGCACGGGCTGGAGACGCGGCTGGAGGCCCACCGCCCCGCCCTGCCGGAGCGCCGCCCCCACCTCCTGCGCCTCGTGATCCTGACGCTGGAGGCCGCCACCCTGGCCGCCCTGCACGGCGAGTTGCCGGGAGGGGGCGACCTGCCGGAGACCCTCGGGGCCTTCGTGCGCGGGGGGATGGACCGGGTGCTGGGGTGCGGGCAGGAGGGGAGTTAG
- a CDS encoding helix-turn-helix domain-containing protein translates to MTSEQLDVLRVSDPAQARALRGDIELLGRFLSPASPSDVAVTLGQPANLVHHHARKLMEFGLLREVRREGGKMFLQLVAREFRFPFALLPPLDGEGKDALVQALTSTFLRAYGRAWRQSHEGDEEIVGFGDRERPAPLPPLPTHPAQESHPPHLDALSLRLSRERYRSLVQAISALLDEAAAEGRQDLGGDRGEVCTVTLLASRGALQHDPAHFRGVSRDVSSFLGADPG, encoded by the coding sequence ATGACGAGTGAACAATTGGACGTGCTCCGCGTCTCCGACCCCGCCCAGGCCCGTGCGCTGCGGGGAGACATCGAACTTCTGGGCCGCTTCCTCTCGCCCGCCTCGCCGAGCGACGTGGCGGTGACGCTGGGGCAACCGGCGAATCTCGTCCATCACCACGCCCGGAAGTTGATGGAGTTTGGCCTGTTGCGGGAGGTGAGGCGCGAGGGTGGGAAGATGTTCTTGCAACTCGTGGCGCGGGAGTTTCGCTTTCCGTTTGCTCTCCTTCCGCCGCTGGACGGCGAGGGGAAAGACGCCCTGGTGCAGGCGCTGACCTCCACCTTCCTGAGAGCCTATGGACGTGCCTGGAGACAGAGCCATGAAGGGGACGAGGAGATCGTGGGTTTCGGCGACCGCGAGCGGCCTGCCCCGCTCCCGCCTTTGCCCACCCACCCCGCTCAGGAAAGCCATCCCCCTCACCTCGATGCCTTGAGCCTGCGGTTGTCTCGGGAGCGGTATCGCTCTCTGGTTCAGGCCATAAGTGCCCTCCTCGATGAGGCCGCCGCTGAGGGGCGGCAAGACCTCGGTGGTGATCGCGGCGAAGTTTGCACCGTCACCCTGCTCGCCTCGCGTGGAGCCCTGCAGCACGACCCGGCGCACTTCCGTGGGGTGAGCCGCGATGTCAGCAGCTTCCTCGGCGCCGACCCCGGCTAA